In one Paenibacillus sp. JQZ6Y-1 genomic region, the following are encoded:
- a CDS encoding DUF1802 family protein, protein MSEQESRTIALKEWASAIQALAEGKQILLMRKGGITEETRSFELKERAFCLYPTYEHQRSELLKPDHRHLVEESLQGWSPEQQTASIRLYAEVTDDLEILDQEQLNLLQEHHIWTDTFAEERLRWKKKNPLHILLLRVYILERPVDIHIEEQYIGCKSWISIPSGPVTSEMTPVLDAAEFEAMRTAALQSLQKRDIPAIKLD, encoded by the coding sequence ATGAGTGAACAGGAGTCACGCACCATTGCACTGAAAGAATGGGCATCTGCCATTCAAGCGCTAGCGGAAGGCAAGCAAATCCTATTGATGCGCAAAGGTGGCATTACCGAGGAAACGCGCAGTTTTGAATTGAAAGAGAGAGCCTTTTGTCTGTATCCAACCTATGAGCATCAGCGTAGCGAGCTGTTGAAGCCAGATCATCGTCATCTGGTAGAGGAGTCGTTGCAGGGCTGGTCGCCAGAGCAGCAGACGGCTAGTATTCGATTGTACGCCGAAGTGACAGACGATCTCGAAATTCTTGATCAGGAGCAACTGAATCTGCTACAGGAGCATCATATCTGGACGGATACATTTGCCGAAGAACGTTTGCGCTGGAAAAAGAAGAATCCGCTTCATATTCTGTTGCTGCGGGTATATATACTTGAACGACCGGTGGACATTCACATCGAGGAGCAGTATATCGGCTGCAAATCGTGGATCTCCATACCAAGTGGTCCGGTGACGAGCGAAATGACGCCGGTGCTGGACGCTGCGGAGTTTGAGGCAATGAGAACCGCTGCACTGCAATCGCTGCAGAAGCGAGATATTCCTGCCATAAAGCTTGACTGA
- the sufC gene encoding Fe-S cluster assembly ATPase SufC codes for MATNFVIEGLKATIENKEILKGVNLSMKGGEIHAIMGPNGTGKSTLASALMGHPKYEVTDGVVTLDGEDVLEMEVDERARAGLFLAMQYPSEISGVTNSDFLRSAINARREEGQEISLIKFIRQMEGSMKELDMNPEFAHRYLNEGFSGGEKKRNEILQMLMLDPKIVILDEIDSGLDIDALKIVAAGVNKMRSEDRGFLIITHYQRLLNYITPDYVHVMMQGRIVKSGGPELAARLEAEGYDWVKEELGITDETVGQEQEA; via the coding sequence ATGGCAACAAATTTCGTCATTGAAGGTCTGAAAGCAACAATCGAGAACAAAGAAATCCTTAAAGGTGTGAACCTGTCGATGAAAGGTGGAGAAATCCACGCAATCATGGGTCCGAACGGTACTGGTAAAAGTACACTGGCTTCCGCACTGATGGGTCATCCGAAATATGAAGTAACTGACGGCGTTGTTACATTGGACGGCGAAGATGTATTGGAAATGGAAGTGGACGAGCGCGCTCGCGCAGGTCTGTTCCTGGCGATGCAATACCCAAGCGAAATCAGCGGTGTAACCAACTCCGACTTCCTGCGCAGTGCGATCAATGCACGCCGTGAAGAAGGACAGGAAATCTCCCTGATCAAGTTTATCCGTCAAATGGAAGGCAGCATGAAAGAGCTGGACATGAACCCTGAGTTCGCTCACCGTTACCTGAACGAAGGTTTCTCCGGTGGTGAGAAAAAACGTAACGAAATTCTGCAAATGCTGATGCTGGACCCGAAAATCGTTATTCTTGACGAAATCGACTCCGGTCTCGACATCGATGCCCTGAAAATCGTTGCTGCAGGCGTAAACAAAATGCGCAGCGAAGATCGCGGCTTCCTGATCATCACTCACTATCAACGTCTCCTGAACTACATTACGCCTGACTACGTACACGTTATGATGCAGGGTCGTATCGTAAAATCCGGTGGTCCTGAACTGGCTGCTCGTCTGGAAGCAGAAGGCTACGACTGGGTAAAAGAAGAACTCGGTATCACCGACGAAACCGTAGGTCAAGAACAAGAAGCGTAA
- a CDS encoding DUF423 domain-containing protein, translating to MCGYRRHTMQRTYIIVASILGMIGVIIGAFGSHILEPIIGQRIETFKTGVEYHFVHTLAILLVAVLAGQIGETRLLRWSALLFVIGIVFFSGSLYVLCISGVKILGAITPIGGVCFIAGWILLAIAAARSAKRV from the coding sequence ATTTGCGGCTACAGGAGGCATACCATGCAACGTACTTACATTATCGTCGCTTCGATTCTAGGCATGATTGGAGTTATAATCGGCGCATTCGGTTCGCATATCCTTGAACCGATTATCGGTCAACGAATCGAAACATTCAAAACAGGGGTAGAATATCATTTTGTACACACCCTTGCTATTCTGCTAGTAGCAGTATTGGCAGGACAAATCGGTGAAACGCGATTGCTGCGCTGGTCGGCGCTGCTGTTCGTAATCGGGATTGTCTTTTTCTCCGGCAGTCTGTATGTACTGTGCATTAGCGGAGTCAAAATACTGGGCGCCATTACGCCAATCGGAGGCGTCTGCTTCATCGCTGGCTGGATTCTGCTAGCTATCGCCGCAGCACGTTCCGCCAAACGAGTCTGA
- the sufD gene encoding Fe-S cluster assembly protein SufD, with product MTLQTILPLSAEALKSLSQQKNEPAWLTESRLSALELASRLELPKPEKTKIDKWNLSEYGTHQPATVVSSVQELPEAVSALVNEDEAANLLVQKDSGVVYSTLSDELKSQGVIFTDLETAAREHSDLVQKHLSTAVKNDENQLTALSAALWNGGAFLYVPKNVEVSVPLQAVFLTENASATFAPRVLVIADVNSSVTYVDNYISAGDDSRLHNGIVEVIAKPGAKVRFATVHQFGLNTTDMSFRRAITENDASIEWIIGEMNDGNTVTDTSTILKGNGSTSDAKIIAVGSGSQRLNYTTRAIHFGKDSTSQMTTRAVMREEANAIINGITKIEHGATRSNGEQAEKVLMLSPKARGDANPILLIDEDDVMAGHAASVGQVNPEQVHYLMSRGITRAQAERLIIYGFLAPVVSDIPLEQLQIRLQQLVERKVGQ from the coding sequence ATGACATTGCAGACGATACTTCCGCTGAGCGCGGAAGCACTGAAATCTCTATCCCAGCAAAAAAACGAACCGGCTTGGCTGACAGAAAGCCGTCTGAGCGCGTTGGAACTGGCTTCCCGCCTCGAACTGCCAAAACCGGAAAAAACGAAAATTGATAAATGGAATCTGTCCGAGTATGGTACACACCAACCGGCAACTGTTGTATCCTCTGTACAGGAGCTGCCGGAAGCGGTAAGCGCTCTGGTAAACGAGGACGAAGCAGCCAACCTGCTTGTACAAAAAGATTCCGGTGTTGTATATAGCACGCTGTCCGACGAACTGAAATCCCAGGGTGTCATTTTCACCGATCTGGAAACGGCAGCACGCGAGCATAGCGATCTGGTACAGAAGCATCTGTCCACTGCTGTGAAGAACGATGAGAACCAACTGACCGCTCTGAGTGCAGCACTGTGGAACGGCGGCGCATTCCTCTACGTTCCCAAAAACGTAGAAGTATCCGTACCGCTGCAAGCAGTATTCCTGACTGAGAACGCGTCAGCTACCTTTGCACCACGCGTACTCGTTATCGCTGATGTGAACAGCTCCGTAACGTATGTAGATAACTATATTTCTGCTGGCGACGACAGCCGTCTGCATAACGGTATTGTAGAAGTCATCGCGAAACCAGGCGCGAAAGTGCGCTTTGCAACGGTTCACCAATTCGGTCTGAACACAACCGATATGAGCTTCCGTCGTGCGATTACCGAGAATGATGCTTCAATCGAATGGATTATCGGCGAAATGAACGACGGCAATACCGTAACCGATACTTCTACCATTTTGAAAGGTAATGGTTCGACTTCTGATGCAAAAATCATCGCTGTCGGCTCCGGCTCTCAGCGCCTGAACTACACTACACGCGCGATTCACTTTGGTAAAGATTCTACTAGCCAAATGACAACTCGTGCGGTTATGCGTGAAGAAGCGAATGCGATCATCAACGGTATCACCAAAATCGAACACGGCGCAACCCGTTCCAACGGTGAGCAAGCAGAGAAAGTACTGATGCTCAGCCCGAAAGCACGCGGCGACGCAAACCCAATCCTGCTGATCGACGAGGATGATGTTATGGCAGGTCACGCAGCTTCCGTTGGACAGGTGAATCCTGAACAGGTACATTATCTGATGTCCCGTGGTATCACCCGTGCACAGGCAGAGCGACTGATCATTTACGGTTTCCTGGCTCCGGTCGTTTCTGACATTCCGCTGGAACAGCTCCAGATCCGCTTGCAACAGCTGGTCGAAAGAAAAGTCGGTCAGTGA
- a CDS encoding Dps family protein, with protein sequence MSNVTNQNSTQTKRIEELLNLQVANLNVLYVKIHNFHWYVKGENFYTLHIKFEELYNEVTLKMDEIAERLLTLKGSPAATMKEYLELANVQEANGSEDARTMVQTIIEDFATVTEQFQETIELADESGDQPTADMLIAFKADLEKHMWMLRSYLG encoded by the coding sequence ATGTCTAACGTAACAAATCAAAACTCCACTCAAACCAAACGCATCGAAGAATTGCTGAATCTGCAGGTGGCAAACCTGAATGTATTATATGTAAAAATTCACAACTTCCACTGGTATGTAAAAGGTGAGAACTTCTACACACTGCATATCAAATTCGAAGAACTCTACAACGAAGTAACACTGAAAATGGACGAAATCGCTGAGCGTCTGCTGACGCTGAAAGGTTCTCCAGCAGCAACAATGAAAGAATATCTGGAGCTGGCAAACGTACAGGAAGCAAACGGTAGCGAAGATGCACGTACGATGGTACAAACTATCATCGAAGACTTCGCAACAGTAACCGAGCAATTCCAAGAAACAATCGAGCTGGCTGATGAGTCCGGTGACCAACCGACAGCAGATATGCTGATCGCGTTCAAAGCCGATCTGGAAAAACACATGTGGATGCTGCGCTCTTATCTGGGCTAA
- a CDS encoding DegV family protein, with the protein MTSIRIFADSTCDLPSAWLQEHQVGIVPLYVTFGQDVYRDGVDITPRQLYDRVSRDGQLPKTSAPSPSDFLNAFTPVVEAGHSIIYISLSSALSSTYANALIAAEELPAGRVTVIDSLNLSSSIGLLVMKAVHAAAAGDNVPTIVSLLETVRGKIETEFAIDSLEYLYKGGRCSGMQNLIGSLLKIRPVIKVTPEGSLAPAYKVRGKRDKAMEQLLRNALDNKHRLDRDVIFVVHSFAEEEALHMQAVLREQTDAKHVIITEAGCVISSHCGPQTIALMYTTQ; encoded by the coding sequence ATGACTTCGATTCGCATTTTTGCAGATAGTACGTGTGATCTGCCTTCTGCTTGGCTGCAGGAACATCAGGTTGGCATTGTGCCACTGTATGTGACCTTCGGTCAGGATGTATATCGGGATGGCGTGGATATTACACCGCGTCAGTTGTATGATCGCGTCAGCCGCGATGGTCAGCTGCCCAAAACGTCTGCCCCTTCCCCATCCGATTTTCTGAATGCTTTTACCCCAGTCGTAGAAGCCGGACATTCTATTATTTATATTAGCCTTTCCTCGGCGCTGTCTTCTACATATGCCAATGCCCTTATCGCTGCTGAAGAATTACCTGCTGGGCGGGTAACGGTGATTGATTCGCTCAATCTATCCAGCTCTATCGGCTTGCTGGTGATGAAGGCGGTACATGCAGCAGCAGCTGGTGACAATGTACCTACTATCGTCTCGTTGCTGGAGACGGTGCGCGGCAAGATCGAGACGGAATTTGCCATCGATTCACTAGAGTATCTTTATAAAGGCGGGCGTTGCTCCGGTATGCAGAATCTGATCGGTAGTCTACTCAAAATCCGTCCGGTCATCAAAGTCACACCAGAAGGCTCGCTTGCACCAGCATATAAAGTACGCGGTAAACGTGACAAAGCAATGGAGCAATTGCTGCGCAATGCACTGGATAATAAGCATCGACTGGATCGAGACGTGATTTTCGTCGTACATTCGTTTGCTGAGGAAGAAGCGCTGCATATGCAGGCGGTATTGCGTGAGCAGACGGATGCCAAGCACGTGATCATTACCGAAGCAGGCTGCGTGATTTCCAGTCATTGTGGACCGCAGACGATTGCACTGATGTATACGACGCAGTAA
- the mtnA gene encoding S-methyl-5-thioribose-1-phosphate isomerase, whose protein sequence is MSEINTTNEGAAKAPFEPLLSLRWESDKLLMLDQRLLPDEIVMLELFTADQVFEGIQSMKVRGAPAIGISAAYGVVLGTREYEGQDAAVWLKQVLKTSAHLAESRPTAVNLFWALDRMNKRAHQLAEQSIDTDTRNRELENEAIAIHAEDEEVCRMIGVHALPLFKDGMGVLTHCNAGGLATAKYGTALAPMYLAQEQGIQLKVYADETRPVLQGARLTAFELQQAGIDVTLLCDNMAGMVMSRGWIQAVIVGADRVAANGDVANKIGTYSVAVLAKAHNIPFYVACPLSTIDLATTTGAEIPIEERSAAEVTESFGKRTAPQDIKVFNPAFDVTPHEYVTAIITEKGIVYPSYQEELPKLFNN, encoded by the coding sequence ATGAGTGAAATCAATACGACGAACGAGGGAGCTGCGAAGGCTCCGTTTGAACCATTATTATCGCTGCGCTGGGAAAGTGATAAGCTGCTGATGCTGGATCAGCGTCTGCTGCCTGACGAGATTGTCATGCTAGAGCTGTTTACCGCAGATCAAGTATTTGAAGGCATTCAATCCATGAAGGTTCGCGGTGCACCAGCAATCGGTATCTCCGCTGCATATGGTGTTGTACTGGGTACACGTGAATATGAAGGGCAGGATGCGGCAGTCTGGCTGAAGCAAGTATTAAAAACATCCGCCCATCTAGCTGAATCTCGTCCAACCGCTGTGAATCTGTTCTGGGCATTGGATCGAATGAATAAACGCGCTCACCAGCTCGCTGAGCAGAGCATCGACACAGACACACGGAATCGCGAGCTCGAAAATGAAGCAATTGCTATCCATGCTGAGGATGAAGAAGTATGCCGTATGATCGGTGTACACGCACTGCCATTGTTCAAAGATGGAATGGGTGTACTGACACACTGTAATGCAGGCGGTTTGGCAACAGCCAAATACGGCACAGCACTCGCGCCGATGTATTTGGCACAGGAGCAGGGCATTCAATTAAAAGTATATGCAGATGAGACGCGTCCCGTCTTGCAGGGCGCGCGCCTGACTGCTTTTGAATTGCAGCAAGCGGGTATCGACGTTACGCTGCTATGTGACAATATGGCGGGCATGGTCATGTCCAGAGGCTGGATTCAGGCAGTCATCGTCGGTGCAGATCGCGTAGCTGCCAACGGCGATGTTGCCAACAAAATCGGTACGTATAGCGTAGCTGTGCTGGCAAAAGCGCATAATATTCCGTTCTACGTTGCCTGCCCACTCTCTACGATTGATCTGGCGACAACGACTGGAGCCGAGATTCCGATTGAGGAACGCTCTGCCGCTGAAGTGACAGAAAGCTTTGGTAAACGTACTGCACCGCAAGATATTAAAGTATTCAATCCGGCATTTGATGTTACACCGCATGAATATGTGACTGCGATCATTACGGAAAAGGGTATTGTTTACCCATCGTATCAGGAAGAATTGCCGAAACTGTTTAACAATTAA
- a CDS encoding PAS domain-containing protein, with the protein MDKQEKDILHSLIAGEGGIYRPLFEHHPDAIYVMDMEGNYIYTNPAVLRMTGYSPEDLLTIDKRKIFGEQRLHFRSPYFQQVINGESVQFETNIFHKEGYIIDLDVTYAPVVKDDRIVGIFGAAKDITSRKQAAEQLRQSEQRLNLAQDIGGFGCWDWNVETQELVCTPRFFDIMHMEQDAPILLYRRFLSRIHPDDRDAVRDAFRQVLAKETIHLECRLSEPTYNVKTISIRGRLIRTNESGEKHMIGTIQDITEQRLMEDLIRESERQYRMLSEHTMDLISTHTADDQLNFLYASPSLTRLLGYEPDEMVGQSAVAYYHPEDRAVVQVYVQSILYAQEQHTVCYRFRHKQGHYVWLESSGTFAADRMSPAGGTVVAVSRDVSDRKFAEQQLLESEQRYKSLVEYNPSGVYSFDIEGRLFNLNPVAEIQSGYVTGKVEGVYFTDLIEDDDVHEAQEHFNKARMGLPQNYETTLIQSGGNRMEVNITNVPIIVGGQITGVFGIATDITESKRYVERIQSISEEYNLILSSVSEGIFGIDIAGRGMFINEAAARMLQLPREEFIGFPLQETVINARADGETYPPEQNPVKLTLSDGQSRHAAEEVFFRRDGSSFFVSYRINPLFDRERIVGVVVVFSDRTNERAIMEAKEMAERAAYAKSQFISMISHELRTPMNAIIGMTELMHEASPDDEQRWYADIVLQNSHELMRIMDDITDVHRLENGHLMLDEQIFDLHELMDNVYQLFLPLADDKQIKLHISIGQEVPRLARGDIVRLRQVLVNIVGNAVKFTDQGSVQIMVELSHLSREHGMLVDFRITDTGIGIPANRLNELFHSFSQVHQVMNRHYGGTGLGLFISKNLIELMNGTIGVESREHSGSTFYFTIPLQLAE; encoded by the coding sequence TTGGATAAGCAAGAGAAGGATATTCTCCATAGCTTGATTGCCGGGGAAGGTGGAATTTATCGTCCGCTTTTTGAGCATCATCCCGACGCGATCTATGTGATGGATATGGAAGGCAATTATATATACACAAATCCAGCTGTACTACGGATGACCGGATACTCGCCCGAAGATCTGCTGACGATTGACAAGCGTAAGATTTTTGGCGAACAGCGTTTGCATTTCCGCTCGCCTTATTTTCAGCAGGTGATCAATGGGGAATCGGTACAGTTCGAGACGAATATTTTTCATAAAGAAGGATATATCATTGATCTGGATGTGACCTATGCACCGGTGGTCAAGGACGACCGTATCGTTGGTATCTTCGGTGCAGCTAAGGATATTACATCGCGCAAGCAGGCGGCGGAGCAGCTGCGCCAGAGCGAGCAACGATTGAATTTGGCACAGGATATTGGTGGATTTGGCTGCTGGGACTGGAATGTAGAGACGCAAGAGCTGGTATGTACGCCGCGATTTTTTGACATTATGCACATGGAGCAGGACGCACCAATCTTGCTGTACCGCCGCTTTTTGTCACGTATTCATCCCGATGATCGCGATGCGGTAAGAGATGCGTTCCGACAAGTGCTGGCAAAAGAGACGATTCATCTGGAATGTCGACTGAGCGAACCGACCTACAATGTCAAAACCATTTCCATTCGTGGACGATTGATCCGAACGAATGAGAGCGGCGAGAAACACATGATCGGTACGATTCAGGATATTACCGAGCAGCGATTGATGGAGGATTTGATTCGTGAGAGTGAGCGGCAGTACCGGATGTTGTCCGAGCATACGATGGATCTGATCTCCACCCATACCGCGGATGATCAATTGAACTTTCTGTATGCGTCGCCGTCGCTGACTCGTCTGCTTGGCTATGAGCCGGATGAGATGGTAGGGCAAAGTGCAGTAGCCTATTATCACCCCGAAGATCGGGCGGTCGTGCAGGTGTATGTACAGTCGATTCTGTATGCACAGGAGCAGCATACGGTCTGTTATCGTTTTCGTCATAAGCAGGGGCATTATGTGTGGCTGGAATCCAGTGGAACCTTTGCTGCGGACCGTATGTCACCGGCAGGTGGTACGGTGGTTGCGGTATCGCGCGACGTATCAGATCGCAAATTTGCGGAACAGCAGCTGTTGGAGAGTGAACAGCGATATAAGTCGCTTGTAGAGTATAATCCATCTGGTGTCTATTCCTTTGATATAGAAGGACGGCTGTTTAATCTGAACCCTGTTGCGGAAATTCAGAGCGGCTACGTAACGGGCAAGGTGGAAGGCGTATATTTCACCGATTTGATCGAGGACGATGATGTACATGAAGCGCAGGAGCATTTTAATAAGGCGCGCATGGGGCTGCCGCAAAATTACGAAACAACGCTGATTCAGTCTGGCGGTAATCGCATGGAAGTGAATATTACGAATGTGCCGATTATTGTCGGCGGTCAGATTACCGGCGTGTTCGGCATTGCGACTGATATTACAGAGAGCAAGCGGTATGTCGAACGTATCCAGTCGATCAGTGAGGAATACAATCTGATTCTAAGCTCGGTATCAGAGGGCATTTTCGGTATTGATATTGCAGGTAGAGGCATGTTCATCAATGAAGCGGCGGCACGCATGCTACAATTGCCGCGTGAAGAATTTATCGGCTTTCCGCTACAGGAGACGGTGATCAATGCACGCGCCGATGGAGAAACGTATCCGCCGGAGCAGAATCCGGTCAAATTAACGCTGTCGGATGGGCAGTCCCGACATGCGGCAGAGGAAGTGTTTTTCCGGCGTGATGGATCAAGCTTCTTCGTCTCATACCGGATCAATCCTTTGTTTGACCGAGAGCGTATTGTCGGAGTGGTCGTTGTCTTCAGTGACCGTACGAATGAGCGGGCGATCATGGAGGCAAAGGAAATGGCAGAGCGTGCCGCTTATGCCAAATCGCAATTCATTTCTATGATCAGTCATGAGCTGCGTACGCCGATGAATGCGATTATCGGTATGACCGAGCTGATGCATGAAGCATCACCCGATGATGAGCAGCGCTGGTATGCGGATATTGTACTGCAAAATAGCCATGAACTTATGCGCATCATGGACGATATAACCGATGTGCATCGACTGGAAAATGGTCATCTGATGCTGGATGAGCAAATCTTCGATCTGCACGAACTGATGGACAATGTATATCAGCTGTTTTTGCCATTGGCAGACGATAAACAGATCAAGCTGCATATCTCCATTGGGCAGGAAGTACCGCGCCTAGCAAGAGGCGATATTGTTCGTCTGCGTCAGGTGCTGGTGAATATCGTCGGCAATGCCGTCAAATTCACCGATCAGGGTAGTGTACAGATTATGGTCGAGCTGTCGCATCTGTCACGCGAACATGGGATGCTGGTTGATTTTCGTATTACCGATACCGGTATCGGTATTCCAGCGAATCGGCTGAATGAACTGTTCCATTCCTTCTCACAGGTGCATCAGGTGATGAATCGTCATTACGGTGGAACAGGTCTAGGATTGTTTATTAGTAAAAATCTGATTGAGCTGATGAATGGAACGATTGGAGTGGAGAGTCGAGAGCATAGCGGATCGACATTCTACTTTACCATCCCGCTGCAATTGGCAGAGTAA
- the sufU gene encoding Fe-S cluster assembly sulfur transfer protein SufU, with amino-acid sequence MQLDDLYRRVIMDHYKNPRNRGTFGDDAVTVNLNNPTCGDRISLQLLVEDGKVTDAKYTGEGCSISMSSASMMTEAVKGRTYEEALDIADRFSALMKGEEVQFDEYEEIEALSGVNKFPARIKCATLAWNALRKGIGEDSNNN; translated from the coding sequence ATGCAATTGGATGATCTATACCGTCGCGTCATTATGGACCATTACAAAAATCCGCGTAACCGCGGAACATTTGGCGACGATGCGGTGACAGTGAATCTGAACAACCCGACTTGTGGGGATCGAATTTCACTGCAACTGCTTGTCGAGGATGGCAAAGTAACAGACGCGAAATACACTGGCGAAGGCTGCTCCATCAGCATGTCCTCCGCTTCCATGATGACTGAAGCTGTCAAAGGCAGAACGTACGAAGAAGCACTTGATATTGCAGACCGTTTCTCCGCCCTGATGAAAGGCGAAGAGGTGCAATTTGATGAATACGAAGAGATCGAAGCCCTATCCGGAGTAAACAAATTCCCCGCCCGCATCAAATGCGCCACACTGGCATGGAATGCACTGCGTAAAGGAATCGGCGAAGACAGCAACAACAATTAA
- a CDS encoding cysteine desulfurase, with protein sequence MNDLIREQFPILHQEVNGHPLVYLDNAATSQKPRVVLDALRHYYEYDNSNVHRGVHTLGTRATDAYEGAREKIARFINASRNEEIVFTRGTTTALNLVASAYGGPRLQPGDEIVITPMEHHSNLIPWQQLALRTGATLKYIPLQPDGNIDLADVEEVINENTKIVSVVYVSNVLGVVNPVKQIAEIAHRHGAIMVVDGAQSTPHMKVDVQDLDCDFYALSSHKMCGPTGFGALYGKRQLLSQMEPIEFGGEMINDVGLYESDWKDAPWRFEGGTPIISGAVGLAAAIDFLTEIGMDKIEEHEAHLANYAMERMSEIEGIKIYGPAKRKVGIVTFNLDGVHPHDLATVLDTYGIAIRAGHHCCQPLMRWLEASSTARASFYLYNNEQDVDRFIDALVQTKEYFGDAIG encoded by the coding sequence GTGAACGATCTGATCCGCGAGCAGTTTCCGATTTTACACCAGGAAGTAAACGGACATCCGCTTGTATATCTGGATAATGCAGCAACATCGCAAAAGCCGCGCGTCGTGCTTGATGCGCTGCGTCACTATTACGAATACGATAACTCTAACGTTCACCGTGGCGTGCATACGCTCGGTACACGCGCAACCGATGCCTACGAAGGCGCACGCGAGAAAATCGCGCGCTTCATCAACGCATCGCGTAACGAGGAGATTGTATTCACTCGCGGTACCACCACGGCGCTGAATCTGGTTGCTTCGGCATATGGCGGTCCACGCCTACAGCCGGGTGACGAGATCGTCATCACACCGATGGAGCATCACAGTAATCTCATTCCGTGGCAGCAGCTGGCTCTGCGCACTGGTGCCACGCTGAAATACATTCCACTGCAACCAGATGGCAATATCGATCTGGCAGATGTGGAAGAAGTCATTAACGAAAATACCAAAATCGTCTCGGTCGTCTACGTATCCAATGTGCTGGGCGTGGTCAATCCGGTGAAGCAAATCGCCGAGATTGCCCACCGTCACGGTGCTATCATGGTCGTAGACGGCGCACAGAGCACACCGCATATGAAAGTGGATGTGCAGGATCTGGATTGTGATTTCTACGCGCTATCCAGTCACAAAATGTGCGGACCGACTGGATTCGGTGCTCTGTATGGCAAGCGTCAGCTGCTATCGCAGATGGAACCGATCGAATTCGGCGGCGAGATGATCAACGATGTCGGTCTGTACGAATCGGATTGGAAGGATGCACCTTGGCGGTTTGAAGGCGGTACGCCGATTATCTCCGGTGCTGTCGGTCTTGCGGCTGCCATCGACTTCCTAACCGAAATCGGTATGGATAAGATCGAAGAGCATGAAGCCCACCTCGCGAACTACGCGATGGAGCGCATGTCAGAAATCGAAGGCATCAAGATTTACGGACCGGCGAAACGCAAAGTCGGGATTGTAACGTTCAATCTGGACGGCGTGCATCCGCACGATCTGGCGACTGTGCTGGATACGTACGGGATTGCCATCCGTGCCGGACATCATTGCTGTCAGCCACTTATGAGATGGTTGGAGGCAAGCTCGACTGCACGCGCCAGCTTTTACCTGTATAATAATGAACAAGACGTGGATCGTTTTATCGACGCGTTGGTTCAGACAAAGGAGTATTTTGGCGATGCAATTGGATGA